Proteins from a genomic interval of Chanos chanos chromosome 3, fChaCha1.1, whole genome shotgun sequence:
- the cavin4b gene encoding caveolae-associated protein 4b: MADKMGLSGAEEEPSALNILTLLERVSGIIDNVQACQQRMEERQLELENTVKSIQADVVKLTKEHTSTSSTVEKLLEKTRKVSCHIKDVRVRVEKQNIRVKKVEETQGELLTKNKFRVVIYQGDNEVPSVAAPKASAKGATASDAGVDPDMVDPPVEPSSDEEYMVVEEADSSTAARLKKTGLKRIESLKATFSRENMSKTKENLGSKVNRLGERIVTAERREKIRQSGERLKQSGERLKETITKSVPAKLNLKKERTVAEGQEGAEGATEGAAPVPPPKGRKSSPDVAYTEPTEPNQEAAEGGKGEEAEVPVYDMKQLS; encoded by the exons ATGGCCGATAAAATGGGGCTTTCAGGTGCTGAGGAAGAGCCCAGTGCCCTGAACATCCTCACCCTGCTGGAGCGTGTCTCTGGGATCATTGACAATGTGCAAGCATGCCAGCAGCGAATGGAGGAGAGACAGCTGGAGCTGGAAAACACAGTGAAGAGCATCCAGGCAGACGTTGTGAAGCTGACGAAAGAACACACTTCTACCAGCAGCACAGTGGAGAAGCTCCTGGAGAAAACCCGCAAGGTCAGCTGCCACATCAAGGACGTGCGAGTCCGTGTGGAGAAGCAGAACATCCGAGTGAAGAAGGTGGAAGAGACCCAGGGCGAGCTGCTGACCAAGAACAAGTTCAGAGTGGTCATTTACCAG GGTGACAATGAAGTTCCATCTGTGGCAGCACCAAAGGCTTCAGCAAAAGGAGCTACAGCCAGTGACGCTGGTGTGGATCCTGACATGGTGGACCCCCCTGTGGAGCCCTCTTCCGATGAGGAGTACATGGTGGTGGAGGAGGCTGACTCCTCCACAGCTGCTCGACTTAAGAAGACCGGCCTCAAACGCATCGAGAGTCTGAAGGCCACATTCTCGCGTGAGAACATGTCAAAGACCAAGGAGAACCTGGGCAGCAAGGTGAACCGGCTAGGGGAGCGTATTGTGACCGCTGAGCGCCGCGAGAAGATCCGTCAGTCAGGAGAACGTTTAAAGCAGTCGGGTGAGCGTCTCAAGGAAACGATCACCAAGAGCGTGCCCGCCAAACTCAACCTAAAGAAGGAGAGGACTGTGGCTGAAGGCCAAGAGGGTGCAGAGGGGGCCACAGAGGGCGCGGCACCTGTCCCTCCACCGAAGGGACGCAAATCTAGCCCCGACGTGGCCTACACTGAACCCACAGAGCCCAATCAGGAGGCTGCAGAGGGTGGCAAAGGAGAGGAGGCCGAGGTGCCAGTGTATGACATGAAACAGCTTTCCTAA
- the tmeff1b gene encoding tomoregulin-1b: MVIGYRLSKWIGPLHCQLHFTLFCFLTIATVLGVQSSYPQSSECVSGKGKGCLDLSEKKSDLRVCDSTTCRYGGTCRDDGADLKCVCQFQCHKNYVPVCGSDGDTYQNECYLRQAACTKQKPISLASEGPCYPDSSSGSGDGEYDGSGTDSGKKLSKCGNCKYGAECDEDSEDVCMCNIDCSGHNENPVCGTDGNSYNNPCHVREASCMKQEQIDVKHLGRCPDKGKKVDDGNPYKPDLSDTLDSVEGKGYGWSSCTDDYAHFCVHGQCEMRYGVASCRCDSGYAGLQCEEIQDFNILYVVPSGQKLHYVLIAAIIGAVQIAVIVAVVMCITRKCPKNNRGRRQKQNLGHFSSDTSSRMM; the protein is encoded by the exons ATGGTGATAGGCTATCGACTCTCAAAGTGGATCGGACCATTGCATTGCCAGCTCCACTTCACCCTCTTTTGCTTCCTGACCATCGCCACGGTGCTGGGCGTCCAGTCCTCCTATCCACAGAGCAGTGAATGTGTATCCGGCAAAGGAAAGGGCTGCTTAG ACCTCTCAGAGAAGAAGAGCGACCTGCGAGTGTGTGATTCGACCACGTGTCGTTACGGGGGCACCTGCCGAGATGATGGAGCGGACCTTAAATGCGTGTGCCAGTTCCAG TGCCATAAGAACTATGTCCCAGTGTGCGGTTCAGATGGAGACACTTACCAGAACGAGTGCTACCTGAGGCAAGCTGCATGCACCAAACAGAAGCCCATCTCATTGGCCTCAGAGGGCCCGTGCTACCCGG ATAGCAGCTCTGGATCTGGAGATGGAG AGTACGACGGCTCAGGCACGGACTCGGGGAAGAAACTCAGTAAATGCGGCAACTGCAAGTACGGCGCGGAGTGTGACGAGGACTCTGAGGACGT gtgtatgtgtaaCATTGACTGCAGTGGACACAACGAGAACCCTGTCTGTGGAACCGACGGGAACTCTTATAACAACCCTTGTCACGTGCGCGAGGCCTCATGCATGAAACAGGAGCAAATCGACGTTAAACACCTGGGCAGGTGTCCTG ATAAAGGGAAGAAAGTGGATGATGGGAACCCATATAAACCTGACCTCTCTG atACACTTGACTCTGTGGAAGGGAAGGGTTATGGGTGGAGCTCCTGTACTGATGACTACGCCCATTTCTGCGTGCATGGCCAGTGTGAGATGAGATATGGTGTTGCGTCTTGTCG atGTGACTCAGGCTACGCAGGGCTCCAGTGTGAGGAGATTCAGGACTTTAACATTCTGTATGTGGTGCCCAGTGGGCAGAAACTGCACTACGTGCTGATTGCAGCTATCATCGGAGCCGTGCAGATCGCAGTCATTGTCGCTGTGGTCATGTGCATCACCAG AAAATGCCCCAAGAATAACCGTGGACGTCGACAAAAGCAGAACCTTGGACATTTTTCCTCAGACACGTCCTCCAGGATGATGTAG